The following nucleotide sequence is from Terriglobia bacterium.
CCGTGCGCACCCTGAGGGCCGTTGCCGGCATCGCCGCTTCCACGGCGACGACGTCGGCCACGCGGGCGGCGGCGGCGGGCGGAACCGGGAAGACGTTGGGTCGGAGCGTCGCCACCGCCGGCCGCACCCCGGCCGGGATCGACACCGTGGCGATGGCTTTTCCGGAGTAGACCGGCCGCCTTCCCCTCAGGCCGCCGCCGGGGTCGGGCTCCACCTCGATGAGATCGCTGAGGCACCCCACGCCGAGGCGGGCCGCGGCGCGCGGCGCCACGTCGCGCCCCAGGATCGTCGCGGCGACGAGGACCACCGCCGCCTCGGCGGATCGCGCGGCGTCGGCCAGCATCACGGCGTAGGCCTCGGGGGCGTACAGCTCGAGATGCTCGGCGTCGCACGCGAGGAGCCGGTCCGCTCCGTGTCGGGCGACGGCGTCGGCGCAGCCCGAGGCACCGGGGCCCAGGGCGAGGACGACGACCTGGCCGCCGCGGGCGTCGGCGAGCCGCCGTGCGACACCCAGAGCCTCGAGGGTCGGCCGTTTGAGCTCGCCGCCACGTCGCTCCGCGAGCACGAGCACGTTGCCGTTCATCAGATCACCTTCGCCTCTTCCCGGAGCAGGCGCGCGAGCTCCCGAGCGCTCGTCGCGACGTCTCCATCGAGGACCCGCCCGCCCTTGCGCGCCGGCGGGAGCGCCAGCGCCTCCCACGCGACCCTTCGCCCTGGGACAAGGTCGTCGGGATCGAGCCCGAGGTCCGCGGGTGCCTTGAGGTCGAGCGGCTTCTTCTTGGCCGCCATGATCCCTTTCAGCGACGGGTAGCGCGGCTCGTTCAACCCCTTCTCGCACGAGATCACCGCGGGAAGGCTCCCCTCCACCACTTCGACCGCCCCTTCGATTTCGCGTCGGGCGCCGAACATCCGGTCGCCGAGGGTCAGGCTCGTCACCGCGGAGGTGTGCGGAAGGTCGAGGATCTCCGCCAGCATCGGGCCGGTCTGCCCCTCGTCGGTTCCCACCCCGTACTTGCCCAGGAGGATCAGGTCCGGCGCCTCCGCCCGGGCCACCGCCGCGAGGGCGCGCGCGCGGGCGAGGCCGTCCGCCCGATCGAGCCGATCGTCCTGGATCAGGACGGCGCGGTCGGCCCCCATGGCGAGTCCCTGCCTGAGCGAGGCCTGAGCCGACGCCTTTCCCGCGCAGACCACGACCACCTCGCCGCCCCGCGCCTCCCGAATGCGCAGCGCCTCCTCCAGGGCGTACTCGTCGAACGGGGAGGGAACCATCTTGACGCCGGCCTCGTCCAGAGAAACACCGTCCGCCGCGACCCTGACCTTGGCCTCGGTGTCGGGGACGTGCTTGATGCCCACCAGGATCTTCATCGTTCTCCCCCGACCCGCCGGATCAGGCCTCGTGCCCGCGCAGGAGGATCGTCGCGTTGGTGCCTCCGAAGCCGAACGAGTTGCTCAGCGCGGCTCGAACACGCATCTCCCGGGCGACGTTCGGCACGAAGTCGAGATCGCACTCGGGGTCGGCGGCGGTCTGGTTGATGGTCGGCGGAACCCGGCCGTCGCGGACCGCCAGCGCGGCGACGGCGGTCTCGAGGCCGCCCGCGGCGCCCAGCAGGTGCCCGGTCATCGATTTGGTCGACGAGATCGCCAGGCGGCGGGCATGCTCTCCGAACACCGCCTTCACCGCCCGCACCTCGATCCGGTCGCCCGCGGGGGTCGAGGTGCCGTGGGCGTTGATGTAGTCGACCCCTTCCGGCGGCATCCCGGCGTGCTTGAGCGCCATTCTCATGCTGCGGGCGGCGCCGTCTCCGTCGTCCGACGGCGCGGATATGTGGTACGCGTCTCCGCTCAGGCCGTACCCCGCGACCTCGGCGAGGATCGGGGCGCCGCGCTCGATGGCATGCTGGCGCTCCTCCAACAGGAGGATCCCGGCCCCCTCGCCCATCACGAATCCGTCCCGCTCCGCGTCG
It contains:
- a CDS encoding electron transfer flavoprotein subunit alpha/FixB family protein, which encodes MNGNVLVLAERRGGELKRPTLEALGVARRLADARGGQVVVLALGPGASGCADAVARHGADRLLACDAEHLELYAPEAYAVMLADAARSAEAAVVLVAATILGRDVAPRAAARLGVGCLSDLIEVEPDPGGGLRGRRPVYSGKAIATVSIPAGVRPAVATLRPNVFPVPPAAAARVADVVAVEAAMPATALRVRTVRVEKPAEQEVDVAEASIIVSGGRGLKAPEHFALVRNLARALGGAVGASRAVVDAGWIPHAHQVGQTGKVVSPNLYVACGISGAIQHLAGMSSSKVIVAVNKDPEAPIFKIADYGIVGDVFEVLPRLTAEIVKLKES
- a CDS encoding electron transfer flavoprotein subunit beta/FixA family protein produces the protein MKILVGIKHVPDTEAKVRVAADGVSLDEAGVKMVPSPFDEYALEEALRIREARGGEVVVVCAGKASAQASLRQGLAMGADRAVLIQDDRLDRADGLARARALAAVARAEAPDLILLGKYGVGTDEGQTGPMLAEILDLPHTSAVTSLTLGDRMFGARREIEGAVEVVEGSLPAVISCEKGLNEPRYPSLKGIMAAKKKPLDLKAPADLGLDPDDLVPGRRVAWEALALPPARKGGRVLDGDVATSARELARLLREEAKVI